A stretch of Nonomuraea africana DNA encodes these proteins:
- a CDS encoding phosphoribosyl-ATP diphosphatase — MKTFDELFAELSDKARTRPAGSGTVAALDAGVHAIGKKVVEEAAESWMAAEHESDDRAAEEISQLLYHVQCLMIARGIGLDQVYKYL, encoded by the coding sequence ATGAAGACCTTCGATGAGCTGTTCGCCGAGCTGTCCGACAAGGCGCGCACCAGGCCCGCGGGCTCTGGCACCGTGGCCGCGCTCGACGCCGGCGTCCATGCCATCGGCAAGAAGGTCGTCGAGGAGGCCGCCGAGAGCTGGATGGCCGCCGAGCACGAGTCCGACGACCGCGCCGCCGAGGAGATCTCCCAGCTGCTCTACCACGTGCAGTGCCTCATGATCGCCCGTGGCATCGGGCTCGACCAGGTTTACAAGTACCTCTGA
- the sufC gene encoding Fe-S cluster assembly ATPase SufC gives MSTLEIRDLQVSVADKEILKGVNLTVKAGETHAIMGPNGSGKSTLAYAIAGHPKYTITGGQVLLDGVDLLELTVDERARAGLFLAMQYPVEVPGVSVSNFLRSAVTAVRGEAPKLRQFSKDLKTGMDGLAIDPAFATRNVNEGFSGGEKKRHEILQLELLKPKIAVLDETDSGLDVDALRVVSEGINRFRASGETGVLLITHYTRILRYVKPDFVHVFAGGRIVEEGGPELAEKLEAEGYEQYTKATA, from the coding sequence GTGTCCACCCTTGAGATTCGTGACCTGCAGGTCTCCGTCGCCGACAAGGAGATCCTGAAGGGCGTCAACCTGACCGTGAAGGCCGGCGAGACCCACGCCATCATGGGCCCCAACGGTTCGGGCAAGTCGACGCTCGCCTACGCGATCGCGGGCCACCCCAAGTACACGATCACCGGCGGCCAGGTCCTGCTCGACGGCGTCGACCTGCTGGAGCTGACGGTCGACGAGCGCGCCCGGGCGGGCCTGTTCCTCGCCATGCAGTACCCGGTCGAGGTCCCCGGCGTCAGCGTCTCCAACTTCCTGCGCTCGGCCGTCACCGCGGTGCGCGGCGAGGCGCCCAAGCTGCGCCAGTTCAGCAAGGACCTGAAGACCGGCATGGACGGCCTGGCCATCGACCCGGCCTTCGCCACCCGCAACGTCAACGAGGGCTTCTCCGGCGGTGAGAAGAAGCGCCACGAGATCCTGCAGCTCGAACTGCTCAAGCCGAAGATCGCCGTCCTCGACGAGACCGACTCCGGCCTCGACGTCGACGCCCTTCGCGTGGTCTCCGAGGGCATCAACCGCTTCCGCGCCTCGGGCGAGACGGGCGTGCTCCTGATCACGCACTACACCCGCATCCTGCGCTACGTGAAGCCCGACTTCGTGCACGTCTTCGCCGGCGGCCGGATCGTCGAGGAGGGCGGTCCCGAGCTGGCCGAGAAGCTCGAAGCCGAGGGTTACGAGCAGTACACGAAGGCGACGGCCTGA
- a CDS encoding non-heme iron oxygenase ferredoxin subunit produces MSYEKVCKVSDIPDAGVIGVEVGETPVALVRKGEEVFALHDVCSHAEVKLSEGEVYDGTLECWLHGSCFDVRSGKPTGPPATKPVNVYRVKIDGDDVLVSLSKES; encoded by the coding sequence GTGAGCTACGAGAAGGTCTGCAAGGTCAGTGACATCCCCGACGCGGGCGTCATCGGCGTCGAGGTGGGGGAGACCCCCGTGGCGCTGGTCCGCAAGGGCGAGGAGGTCTTCGCCCTGCACGACGTCTGTTCCCACGCCGAGGTGAAGCTGAGCGAGGGCGAGGTCTACGACGGGACCCTCGAGTGCTGGCTGCACGGTTCGTGTTTCGACGTGCGGTCAGGCAAGCCGACGGGTCCGCCCGCCACCAAGCCCGTGAACGTTTACCGAGTGAAGATCGACGGCGACGACGTCCTCGTCTCGCTCTCGAAGGAGTCATAA
- a CDS encoding cysteine desulfurase: MNAVFDVERVRKDFPVLARELPGGRPLVYLDSGNSSQKPTQVIETMRDHFAMHYSNVGRAHHALGTESTEAYEGARDKVAAFVGAPSRDEIIFTKNASEALNLVAYSFGNRINEDPRFTLGPGDEIVISEMEHHSNIVPWQMLVQRTGATLKWFGVTDEGRLDLADGVITERTKIISVAHQSNVLGTVNPVAEIVRRAREVGALVMLDASQSVPHHPVDLAGLGADFVAFTGHKMLGPSGIGVLWGRGELLEAMPPFLGGGEMIEAVWMDRSTYAPVPHKFEAGTPPIVEAIGLGAAVDYLSEAGMAAVEAHERGLTAYALEALLEVPTLRVVGPTGLDDRGGTVSFTMEGIHPHDVGQILDDQFGVAVRVGHHCARPLHLRFGIPATTRASFYLYNTTGEIDALVKGLHHVQKVFA; the protein is encoded by the coding sequence ATGAACGCTGTGTTCGACGTGGAGAGGGTCAGGAAGGACTTTCCTGTCCTCGCCCGCGAGCTGCCCGGCGGCCGCCCGCTGGTCTACCTCGACTCGGGCAACTCGTCGCAGAAGCCCACGCAGGTCATCGAGACCATGCGCGACCACTTCGCGATGCACTACAGCAATGTGGGGCGGGCTCACCACGCGCTCGGCACCGAGTCGACCGAGGCCTACGAGGGCGCGCGCGACAAGGTCGCCGCGTTCGTGGGCGCGCCCAGCCGCGACGAGATCATCTTCACCAAGAACGCCTCCGAAGCGCTCAACCTGGTCGCCTACTCCTTCGGTAACCGCATCAACGAGGACCCGCGCTTCACGCTCGGCCCCGGTGACGAGATCGTCATCTCCGAGATGGAGCACCACTCCAACATCGTCCCCTGGCAGATGCTCGTGCAGCGCACGGGGGCGACGCTCAAGTGGTTCGGCGTGACCGACGAGGGCAGGCTCGACCTGGCCGACGGCGTCATCACCGAGCGGACGAAGATCATTTCGGTCGCGCACCAGTCGAACGTGCTCGGCACCGTCAACCCGGTCGCCGAGATCGTGCGCCGCGCCCGTGAGGTCGGCGCCCTGGTGATGCTCGACGCCTCGCAGTCGGTCCCGCACCACCCCGTCGACCTGGCAGGGCTCGGCGCCGACTTCGTCGCCTTCACCGGGCACAAGATGCTCGGGCCCTCCGGCATCGGCGTGCTCTGGGGGCGCGGCGAATTGCTGGAGGCCATGCCCCCGTTCCTGGGCGGCGGCGAGATGATCGAGGCGGTCTGGATGGACCGCTCGACCTACGCGCCGGTCCCGCACAAGTTCGAGGCGGGCACGCCGCCGATCGTCGAGGCCATCGGGCTCGGCGCGGCGGTCGACTACCTCAGCGAGGCCGGCATGGCGGCCGTCGAGGCGCACGAGCGCGGGCTGACGGCCTACGCGCTGGAGGCGCTGCTCGAGGTGCCCACCCTGCGCGTCGTCGGGCCCACGGGCCTGGACGACAGGGGCGGCACGGTCTCCTTCACGATGGAGGGCATCCACCCGCACGACGTGGGGCAGATCCTCGACGACCAGTTCGGCGTCGCCGTACGGGTCGGGCACCACTGCGCGCGGCCGCTCCACCTGAGGTTCGGAATACCCGCGACGACGCGGGCGTCGTTCTACCTGTACAACACCACGGGCGAGATCGACGCCCTGGTGAAGGGTCTTCACCACGTGCAGAAGGTGTTCGCCTGA
- a CDS encoding DEAD/DEAH box helicase, whose translation MLDAAMPEISVEEKGVSEFELLGLPKPLVTGLSRQGIDSPFPIQSATIPDVLAGHDVLGRGQTGSGKTLAFGLPTMARIAGVRPQAGRPRAMILVPTRELALQVHDALEPLGRGLGLRMKVVVGGMSMGKQVEALRRGVDVIIATPGRLGDLMRQGECSLDSIEVSVLDEADHMCDLGFFPVVSELLAQTPADGQRLLFSATLDGDVDKLVRRFLKDPITHSIAPATSPVDTMEHHVIQVTRDDKFDVTAEIANREGRTIIFVKTQHGVDRLCKQLARVGVKAGGLHGGKRQNQRTRILAEFKEGQVNVLVCTDVAARGIHVDNISLVLHVDPPQDHKSYLHRGGRTARAGEKGTVVTLVLPNERRSTDALTRRAGIHPFRLKAAPGSERIAEVTGARTPSGESIPVWEPDVRKPLRARREGGGHGGERRGGGRRRDFGGDRGPRRGSEGGFGGGDDRRPRRDFDGDRGPRAGSGGFGGDRPAGGDRAPRANSGDFGGERRPHRAFDGDRRQGGYRSDARAPRTGEAPRTGGYRDDRAPRSGGGYRDDRAPRTGGFRSDERGGYRAEDRPARPFSSGGGARTGGYRSDDRPARPFSASRDDRAPRAGGFRSEERGNGGFRSDRGNSGRRFGR comes from the coding sequence ATGCTTGACGCTGCCATGCCCGAAATCTCCGTCGAGGAGAAGGGCGTCTCGGAGTTCGAGCTGCTTGGCCTGCCCAAGCCGCTCGTGACCGGACTGTCCCGCCAGGGCATCGACAGCCCGTTCCCCATCCAGTCCGCGACGATCCCCGACGTGCTCGCCGGGCACGACGTGCTCGGCCGCGGACAGACCGGCTCCGGCAAGACGCTGGCCTTCGGTCTGCCCACCATGGCGCGCATCGCCGGAGTGCGGCCGCAGGCCGGCCGGCCCCGCGCGATGATCCTCGTCCCCACCCGCGAGCTCGCGCTGCAGGTGCACGACGCGCTCGAGCCCCTCGGCCGCGGCCTGGGCCTGCGCATGAAGGTCGTCGTCGGCGGCATGTCCATGGGCAAGCAGGTCGAGGCGCTGCGCCGCGGCGTCGATGTCATCATCGCCACCCCCGGCCGCCTGGGCGACCTGATGCGCCAGGGCGAGTGCTCGCTCGACTCCATCGAGGTCAGCGTCCTCGACGAGGCCGACCACATGTGCGACCTCGGTTTCTTCCCCGTCGTGTCGGAGCTGCTCGCGCAGACCCCCGCCGATGGCCAGCGGCTGCTGTTCTCGGCCACGCTCGACGGCGACGTCGACAAGCTGGTGCGGCGCTTCCTCAAGGACCCGATCACGCACTCGATCGCGCCCGCGACCTCCCCGGTCGACACCATGGAGCACCACGTGATCCAGGTGACGCGCGACGACAAGTTCGACGTCACCGCCGAGATCGCCAACCGTGAGGGCAGGACGATCATCTTCGTCAAGACCCAGCACGGTGTCGACCGGCTGTGCAAGCAGCTGGCCCGCGTCGGCGTCAAGGCGGGCGGCCTGCACGGCGGCAAGCGCCAGAACCAGCGCACCCGCATCCTGGCCGAGTTCAAGGAGGGCCAGGTCAACGTCCTGGTCTGCACCGACGTCGCGGCCCGCGGCATCCACGTCGACAACATCAGCCTCGTGCTGCACGTCGACCCGCCGCAGGACCACAAGAGCTACCTGCACCGCGGCGGCCGTACCGCCAGGGCGGGCGAGAAGGGCACCGTGGTGACCCTCGTCCTGCCGAACGAGCGCCGCTCGACCGACGCGCTCACCCGCCGCGCGGGCATCCACCCGTTCCGGCTGAAGGCCGCGCCCGGCAGCGAGCGCATCGCCGAGGTCACCGGGGCCCGCACGCCCAGTGGCGAGTCCATCCCCGTGTGGGAGCCCGACGTGCGCAAGCCGCTGCGTGCCCGCCGTGAGGGCGGCGGCCACGGCGGCGAGCGTCGCGGCGGCGGCCGTCGTCGCGACTTCGGCGGCGACCGTGGCCCGCGCCGCGGCTCCGAGGGCGGCTTCGGCGGCGGCGACGACCGGCGTCCGCGCCGCGACTTCGACGGCGACCGCGGTCCCCGTGCGGGCTCCGGCGGCTTCGGTGGCGACCGTCCGGCCGGCGGCGACCGCGCCCCGCGCGCGAACTCCGGCGACTTCGGTGGCGAGCGCCGTCCGCACCGGGCCTTCGACGGTGACCGTCGCCAGGGCGGCTACCGCTCCGACGCCCGCGCTCCCCGCACCGGCGAGGCCCCCCGCACCGGCGGCTACCGTGACGACCGGGCTCCCCGCTCGGGCGGTGGCTACCGCGACGACCGCGCGCCGCGTACCGGCGGCTTCCGCTCCGACGAGCGCGGCGGCTACCGCGCCGAGGACAGGCCCGCGCGGCCGTTCTCCAGCGGCGGCGGCGCTCGCACGGGCGGTTACCGCTCCGACGACAGGCCGGCCCGTCCGTTCTCGGCCAGCCGTGACGACCGGGCTCCGCGCGCCGGCGGCTTCCGCTCCGAGGAGCGCGGCAACGGCGGCTTCCGCTCCGACCGCGGCAACTCGGGTCGTCGCTTCGGCCGCTGA
- the manA gene encoding mannose-6-phosphate isomerase, class I yields the protein MTELLSNPVKHYDWGSHTALATLTGRPSPSPEPEAEMWLGAHPSGPSVLVERGGRTLDAAIADDPEGELGAETVTRFGARLPYLLKLIAVDRVLSLQVHPSAEQAEAGHARGAYVDAYPKPELICALTPFSGLAGFREPGAAARLLAELEVPELEPVVARLLAADTAGALRLLLEWPERKALVEAVAAAAGRLGHDLVTRLAEQYPDDPAVLAPLLMNRHDLRPGEALFLGAGVLHCYLSGFGVEIMGGSDNVLRAGLTSKPIDVDELLRVTDPSTQPLRVEAVDGLYRVPVPEFALGRLEAPDTRLEGGLPRVLVCTEGEVTVDGRLLRAGESAFSRGSADGVEVRGPGTIFWAQPSRVADVPGSGA from the coding sequence GTGACAGAGCTGCTTTCCAACCCCGTCAAGCACTACGACTGGGGTTCGCACACCGCCCTCGCGACGCTGACCGGGCGTCCGAGCCCCTCTCCCGAGCCGGAGGCGGAGATGTGGCTCGGCGCGCATCCCTCGGGGCCCTCCGTGCTCGTCGAACGCGGCGGCCGCACGCTCGACGCGGCGATCGCCGACGACCCCGAGGGCGAGCTGGGCGCCGAGACGGTCACCAGGTTCGGGGCGCGGCTGCCGTACCTGCTGAAGCTGATCGCGGTCGACAGAGTGCTGTCGCTGCAGGTGCACCCCTCGGCCGAGCAGGCCGAGGCGGGCCACGCGCGGGGCGCCTACGTCGACGCCTACCCCAAGCCCGAGCTGATCTGCGCGCTGACCCCGTTCAGCGGCCTTGCCGGCTTCCGCGAGCCGGGCGCGGCCGCGCGGCTGCTGGCCGAGCTGGAGGTGCCCGAGCTGGAGCCGGTAGTCGCGCGGCTGCTCGCGGCCGACACGGCGGGCGCGCTGCGGCTGCTGCTGGAGTGGCCCGAGCGCAAGGCACTGGTCGAGGCCGTCGCGGCGGCGGCGGGCAGGCTCGGCCACGACCTCGTGACGCGGCTGGCCGAGCAGTATCCCGACGACCCCGCGGTCCTGGCCCCGCTGCTGATGAACCGGCACGACCTGCGGCCGGGGGAGGCGCTGTTCCTCGGCGCGGGCGTGCTCCACTGCTACCTGAGCGGGTTCGGCGTGGAGATCATGGGCGGCTCCGACAACGTGCTGCGCGCCGGGCTGACCAGCAAGCCGATCGACGTGGACGAGCTGCTGCGCGTCACCGACCCGTCCACCCAGCCGCTGCGGGTCGAGGCCGTGGACGGCCTCTACCGCGTGCCGGTCCCCGAGTTCGCGCTCGGCCGCCTCGAGGCCCCCGACACGCGGCTGGAGGGCGGCCTGCCCCGTGTCCTCGTCTGCACCGAGGGCGAGGTCACCGTCGACGGCAGGCTCCTGCGCGCGGGCGAATCGGCCTTCTCCAGGGGCTCGGCCGACGGCGTCGAGGTGCGTGGTCCAGGCACGATCTTCTGGGCGCAGCCGTCTCGGGTGGCGGACGTTCCAGGTTCTGGGGCCTGA
- a CDS encoding TetR/AcrR family transcriptional regulator codes for MGRPAKFAADQILDAAAALAAEGGHEAVTVTAVAARIGAPSGSVYHRYGSRDLLLAHLWIRAVRRFQEGFLVAAGAPGLAEAVRAAAAHVVRWSAEHPDEARLLLAHDVAELRERWPAELGEELDGLNTAVAAALRELAARLPGEALERLTFALVDVPVAAVRRHVLAGRAVPDSAVRLAETAALAVVLEGDL; via the coding sequence GTGGGACGACCAGCCAAGTTCGCCGCCGACCAGATCCTCGACGCCGCCGCGGCCCTCGCCGCCGAGGGCGGCCACGAGGCCGTCACCGTCACCGCCGTCGCCGCGCGCATCGGCGCGCCCAGCGGCTCCGTCTACCACCGGTACGGCTCGCGCGACCTGCTGCTCGCGCACCTGTGGATCAGGGCCGTGCGGCGCTTCCAGGAGGGCTTCCTGGTCGCGGCGGGAGCGCCCGGTCTCGCCGAGGCGGTGCGCGCGGCGGCGGCGCACGTGGTCCGCTGGTCGGCCGAGCATCCGGACGAGGCGCGGCTGCTGCTCGCGCACGACGTGGCGGAGCTGCGCGAGCGCTGGCCGGCCGAGCTGGGGGAGGAGCTCGACGGGCTCAACACCGCCGTCGCCGCCGCGCTGCGCGAGCTGGCCGCGAGACTGCCCGGCGAGGCGCTCGAGAGGCTCACCTTCGCGCTGGTCGACGTGCCGGTCGCGGCCGTGCGGCGGCACGTGCTGGCGGGCCGGGCCGTACCGGACTCGGCGGTACGGCTGGCGGAGACCGCCGCGCTCGCGGTAGTTTTAGAGGGTGATCTCTAA
- the sufU gene encoding Fe-S cluster assembly sulfur transfer protein SufU, whose product MIAESMYQELILEHYKHPQGRGLREPYDAEVHHVNPTCGDEITLRVKVGDGGKIEDVSYDGQGCSISQAAASVLHELATGSTVEESLSVVDEFTRLMQGRGQVEADEDVLGDAVAFAGVAKFPARVKCALLSWMAYKDAVVRSA is encoded by the coding sequence ATGATCGCCGAGTCGATGTACCAGGAGCTGATCCTGGAGCACTACAAGCACCCGCAGGGGCGGGGGCTGCGTGAGCCGTACGACGCCGAGGTCCACCACGTGAACCCGACGTGCGGCGACGAGATCACGCTCAGGGTCAAGGTCGGCGACGGCGGCAAGATCGAGGACGTCTCCTACGACGGGCAGGGCTGCTCCATCAGCCAGGCCGCGGCCTCGGTGCTGCACGAGCTGGCCACCGGCTCGACGGTCGAGGAATCGCTGTCGGTGGTGGACGAGTTCACCCGGCTCATGCAGGGCAGGGGCCAGGTGGAGGCCGACGAGGACGTGCTCGGCGACGCGGTCGCGTTCGCGGGCGTGGCCAAGTTCCCGGCGCGCGTCAAGTGCGCGCTGTTGTCCTGGATGGCCTACAAGGACGCTGTTGTGAGGAGTGCCTAA
- the hisG gene encoding ATP phosphoribosyltransferase translates to MLRLAVPNKGALNEAAATMLKEAGYRTRKDSKELVVADPDNACELFFLRPRDIAVYVGEGTLDAGITGRDMLFDSGAPVEEMLPLGFGGSTFRLAAKAGAMTSVQDLDGLRIATSYAGLLEKYLSDSGVDARVIKLDGAVETAIHLGVADAVADVVETGTTLRNVGLEVFGEPIMRSEAVLIRRHGAADTPATQQLVRRLQGVIHARDYVLMDYDIRAEQIEQASKLTPGMEGPTISPLHREGWVAVRTMVPRRGHQQVMDQLWEIGARAILVTDIYACRL, encoded by the coding sequence ATGCTACGGCTGGCCGTACCCAACAAGGGCGCCCTCAACGAGGCCGCCGCCACCATGCTCAAGGAAGCCGGATACCGCACCAGGAAGGACAGCAAGGAGCTGGTCGTCGCCGACCCCGACAACGCCTGCGAGCTGTTCTTCCTGCGCCCGCGTGACATCGCCGTCTACGTCGGCGAGGGCACGCTCGACGCCGGCATCACCGGCCGCGACATGCTCTTCGACTCCGGCGCGCCGGTGGAGGAGATGCTGCCCCTCGGCTTCGGCGGCTCCACCTTCCGCCTGGCCGCCAAGGCCGGCGCCATGACCTCCGTACAGGACCTCGACGGCCTGCGCATCGCCACCTCCTACGCCGGGCTGCTGGAGAAGTACCTGTCCGACAGCGGCGTCGACGCCCGCGTCATCAAGCTCGACGGCGCGGTCGAGACCGCCATCCACCTCGGCGTCGCCGACGCCGTCGCCGACGTGGTCGAGACCGGCACCACGCTGCGCAACGTCGGCCTCGAGGTCTTCGGCGAGCCGATCATGCGCTCCGAGGCCGTGCTGATCAGGCGGCACGGCGCCGCCGACACGCCCGCCACCCAGCAGCTCGTGCGCCGCCTGCAGGGCGTCATCCACGCCCGCGACTACGTGCTCATGGACTACGACATCCGCGCCGAGCAGATCGAGCAGGCCAGCAAGCTCACGCCCGGTATGGAGGGGCCCACCATCTCGCCGCTGCACCGCGAGGGCTGGGTCGCCGTCCGCACGATGGTGCCGCGCAGGGGGCACCAGCAGGTGATGGACCAGCTCTGGGAGATCGGCGCGCGCGCCATCCTGGTCACGGACATCTACGCCTGCAGGCTATAG
- a CDS encoding metal-sulfur cluster assembly factor produces MSKPVETPTTAYDGDTTVEEVMEALKDVVDPELGINVVDLGLIYGLNLDPGEGGQPVATIDMTLTSAACPLTDVIEDQAHSALDGMVSDVKINWVWLPPWGPDKITDDGRDQLRMLGFNV; encoded by the coding sequence ATGAGCAAGCCGGTGGAAACCCCGACCACGGCGTACGACGGTGACACGACCGTCGAGGAGGTCATGGAGGCGCTCAAGGACGTCGTCGACCCCGAGCTCGGGATCAACGTCGTCGACCTGGGCCTCATCTACGGCCTCAACCTCGACCCCGGCGAGGGCGGCCAGCCGGTGGCCACCATCGACATGACGCTGACCAGCGCGGCCTGCCCGCTGACCGACGTCATCGAGGACCAGGCGCACTCCGCCCTCGACGGCATGGTGTCCGACGTGAAGATCAACTGGGTGTGGCTGCCGCCGTGGGGTCCTGACAAGATCACCGACGACGGACGTGACCAGTTGCGTATGCTAGGATTCAATGTCTGA
- a CDS encoding aminotransferase class V-fold PLP-dependent enzyme — MVLKRRTLLLGGAGATLAGCTTTTPTTTPTSPPKEGWAAVRAQFALDPAIANFAAFVLAAHPAPVRQAIQRHRDALDADTAGYLEAEDRDAATRAAAERFIGAKEGEVALTDSTTMALSLLYSGFRLRPGQEVLTTEHDFYATHDNLRMLAERTGARVRRVRLYDDPAKATADQIVSAIRAGLTPRTRIVAVTWVHSSTGVRLPVRAIADALAEANRGRDEHDRALLCVDGVHGFGALADSVTELGCDFLATGTHKWLFGPRGTGILYGRHWESVAPIVPSFSNQGFRAWFGRTAPTGPGGIINTPGGYKAFEHRWAMAEAFAFQTSIGKERIEARTLELATRLKEGLAANPRVRLITPMSAELSAGLVCCEIDGVTPFQAVERLRAQRILTSTTPYLQVYLRFGTSILTGTDQVDRAVKAVAALR; from the coding sequence ATGGTGCTGAAGAGGCGGACCCTGCTGCTGGGCGGTGCCGGCGCGACACTCGCGGGCTGCACCACGACCACGCCCACGACGACTCCCACCTCGCCGCCGAAGGAGGGCTGGGCCGCCGTGCGCGCCCAGTTCGCCCTCGATCCGGCGATCGCCAACTTCGCGGCGTTCGTACTGGCCGCGCACCCCGCCCCCGTACGGCAGGCCATCCAGCGCCACCGTGACGCGCTCGACGCCGACACCGCCGGATACCTCGAGGCCGAGGACCGCGACGCCGCCACCAGGGCCGCCGCCGAACGCTTCATCGGCGCCAAGGAGGGCGAGGTGGCGCTCACCGACAGCACCACCATGGCCCTGAGCCTGCTCTACTCCGGCTTCCGGCTGCGTCCGGGCCAGGAGGTGCTCACCACCGAGCACGACTTCTACGCCACCCACGACAACCTCCGCATGCTCGCCGAGCGCACCGGCGCGCGGGTGCGCAGGGTGCGCCTCTACGACGACCCCGCCAAGGCCACCGCCGACCAGATCGTCAGCGCGATCAGGGCCGGCCTCACCCCGCGCACCAGGATCGTCGCCGTCACCTGGGTGCACTCCAGCACCGGGGTGCGGCTGCCGGTGCGCGCCATCGCCGACGCGCTCGCCGAGGCCAACCGCGGCCGCGACGAGCACGACAGGGCGCTGCTGTGCGTCGACGGCGTGCACGGCTTCGGCGCGCTGGCCGACTCCGTCACCGAGCTGGGCTGCGACTTCCTGGCCACCGGCACCCACAAGTGGCTGTTCGGCCCGCGCGGCACCGGCATCCTGTACGGCAGGCACTGGGAGAGCGTCGCCCCCATCGTGCCGAGCTTCAGCAACCAGGGCTTCCGCGCCTGGTTCGGCCGCACCGCCCCCACCGGCCCCGGCGGGATCATCAACACCCCCGGCGGCTACAAGGCCTTCGAGCACCGCTGGGCGATGGCCGAGGCGTTCGCCTTCCAGACCTCGATCGGCAAGGAGCGGATCGAGGCGCGGACCCTGGAGCTGGCCACCCGCCTCAAGGAGGGCCTGGCCGCCAACCCCCGGGTCCGGCTGATCACCCCGATGAGCGCCGAGCTCTCGGCCGGGCTGGTCTGCTGCGAGATCGACGGCGTCACGCCGTTCCAGGCGGTCGAGCGCCTGCGCGCCCAGCGCATCCTCACCAGCACCACGCCCTACCTGCAGGTGTACCTCCGCTTCGGCACCTCGATCCTGACCGGCACCGACCAGGTCGACCGGGCCGTCAAGGCGGTCGCCGCCCTCCGCTAG
- a CDS encoding carbonic anhydrase translates to MRDELIARRSVLFGGALVAGATLAGAGFVGGVAFGRSVPAVPELRELREPVSAERAWAALSAGNRRWMAGRARHPHQDLSRRRYVATSQHPYAVVLSCIDSRVPPEVVFDVGVGDLLVVRTAAHTLDPLVLGAVEYGPQELGVPLVVVLGHQRCGAVTAAAHAIRDRVTLPGDLQRIVEALRGAYTPDVERMIAAHIHATVTKLRPLLPHVLGARYDLDSGRVSRLV, encoded by the coding sequence GTGCGTGATGAACTGATCGCCCGGCGCAGTGTCCTGTTCGGTGGCGCCCTGGTCGCGGGCGCCACCCTGGCGGGAGCGGGATTCGTGGGCGGGGTCGCCTTCGGCCGCTCCGTGCCCGCCGTACCCGAGCTCCGGGAGCTGCGCGAGCCCGTGAGCGCCGAGCGGGCCTGGGCCGCGCTGTCGGCCGGCAACCGGCGCTGGATGGCGGGCCGGGCCCGCCATCCCCACCAGGACCTCTCGCGCAGGCGGTACGTCGCGACGAGCCAGCACCCCTACGCGGTCGTGCTGTCCTGCATCGACTCCAGGGTGCCGCCCGAGGTCGTCTTCGACGTGGGCGTCGGCGACCTGCTGGTCGTCCGTACGGCGGCGCACACCCTCGACCCCCTGGTGCTCGGCGCGGTCGAGTACGGCCCGCAGGAGCTGGGCGTCCCCCTGGTCGTGGTGCTGGGCCACCAGCGCTGCGGCGCGGTCACGGCCGCGGCCCACGCCATCCGCGACCGCGTCACCCTCCCCGGCGACCTCCAGCGCATCGTCGAGGCGCTGCGCGGGGCCTACACCCCTGACGTCGAGCGGATGATCGCGGCCCACATCCACGCGACGGTCACGAAGCTGCGCCCGCTGCTCCCGCACGTGCTCGGCGCCCGCTACGACCTCGACTCGGGCCGGGTCAGCAGACTCGTCTGA